TTCGGTGTGGACGGCCGAAGCCTGGGGATCGGATGCGGTGACGCCGCTCACCTGGCTGGCGGCTCTGACCGAGCGCATCGCCGTGGGAACAGCAGTGATGCAAATCCCGGCGCGCACGCCGGCGATGACGGCGATGACGGCAGCCACACTCGATCTGCTCACTGGCGGGCGCGTTCTTCTGGGTCTGGGGGTCTCCGGCCCTCAGGTCGTCGAAGGATGGCACGGCGTGCCCTACGGCAAACCGCTGCAACGCACCCGCGAATACGTGGAGATCATTCGCCTCATTCTTCGACGCGAACGGCCACTGGAATTTCACGGCGAGTATTACGACATCCCGGTGCGCGGCGGGACGGGACTCGGCAAACCGCTCAAGTTGATCATCCACCCACTGCGCCCGGTCCTCCCGATCTATCTGGCTGCGCTCGGTCCGAAAAACGTCGCTCTGGCAGCCGAGATCGCCGATGGCTGGTTACCAATTTTTTTCTCGCCCTATCGAATGGATGTCTTCCGTCCCTCGCTCGAAGAGGGATTTGCTCGCCGAACCGCTCCCACGCCCGCCGAGCAGTTCGACATCGCGCCCACCGTGTCGGTTGTCGTCGGTGAGGATGTGGAGGCCTGCCGCGCACAGCTTAAGCCTCATCTGGCGCTCTATATCGGAGGGATGGGAGCACGTCGCCGTAATTTCTACAACGATCTGGTCTGTCGCTACGGTTACGAGGAGGCGGCACGAACGATTCAGGACCTCTACCTGGCGGGCAAGAAAAAAGAAGCGGCGCTCGCGGTGCCGGATGCGCTGGTGGACGAAGTCGCTCTCTGCGGCCCGCCCGAACGAATCGCCGACCGACTGGCGGCCTGGCGGGATGCCGGCGTCACGACCTTGATTATTGCCACCGACAATCTGCAGACGGTCCGCCTGATGGCCGATCTCGTCGCTCGCCTCTAAGCTCGGCGGCGAAAGAGTGTGGGG
This region of Blastocatellia bacterium genomic DNA includes:
- a CDS encoding LLM class F420-dependent oxidoreductase; this encodes MRLGLNCGYWGAGPADNVALVQEAERLGYHSVWTAEAWGSDAVTPLTWLAALTERIAVGTAVMQIPARTPAMTAMTAATLDLLTGGRVLLGLGVSGPQVVEGWHGVPYGKPLQRTREYVEIIRLILRRERPLEFHGEYYDIPVRGGTGLGKPLKLIIHPLRPVLPIYLAALGPKNVALAAEIADGWLPIFFSPYRMDVFRPSLEEGFARRTAPTPAEQFDIAPTVSVVVGEDVEACRAQLKPHLALYIGGMGARRRNFYNDLVCRYGYEEAARTIQDLYLAGKKKEAALAVPDALVDEVALCGPPERIADRLAAWRDAGVTTLIIATDNLQTVRLMADLVARL